From the genome of Chanos chanos chromosome 5, fChaCha1.1, whole genome shotgun sequence, one region includes:
- the LOC115812459 gene encoding GTPase IMAP family member GIMD1-like, whose product MNLENQNGQLDEEDKPNNNERPNKDSKYARWSLYLRQIISGSQNTRTQQEVVTLNVLLVGGPQTGKSAVGNALLGSLEFSSSLSSRPVTLEPKLCSLSFPAFLRRQGKETALRLRVIDTPAIPNLALTEAEILQNVTTFMSHRSVESVDVLLLVLRADVPLGREVENQLNHTLEVLLGPSWNSHSMIILTHKDQLRGSKLSQTQFLQRGSSVTQRLVEKVENRVYFADVSTKHVWQEGTKLRESILQLTVRNKYSSLQLKQVTIP is encoded by the exons ATGAATCTGGAAAACCAAAACGGTCAACTGGATGAGGAAGACAAGCCGAATAACAACGAACGCCCAAATAAGGACAGTAAATATGCCCGCTGGAGTTTGTACCTCCGGCAGATTATCAGCGGGAGTCAGAATACCAGGACACAACAGGAGGTGGTGACTCTGAATGTGCTGCTGGTGGGAGGTCCCCAAACCGGGAAGAGCGCCGTCGGAAACGCCCTGCTTGGAAGCCTGGaattctcctcctccctctcgaGCCGACCCGTGACACTGGAACCAAAGCTCTGCAGCTTGAGCTTCCCTGCGTTTCTACGGCGACAGGGTAAAGAAACAGCGCTGCGTCTCAGGGTGATCGACACCCCAGCGATCCCGAATCTCGCCCTGACTGAAGCAGAAATACTGCAAAATGTGACGACCTTCATGTCACACAGGTCGGTAGAGAGCGTTGATGTGTTGTTGCTGGTGCTAAGAGCAGACGTCCCACTGGGGAGAGAGGTGGAAAATCAACTGAATCATACTCTTGAG GTCCTGTTGGGTCCATCATGGAACAGTCACTCCATGATAATTCTCACTCATAAAGATCAACTGCGGGGCTCAAAACTCAGCCAAACTCAGTTTTTACAGAGGGGGTCGTCAGTCACGCAGAGGTTggtggagaaggtggagaaCAGGGTCTATTTTGCTGACGTCTCCACCAAACATGTGTGGCAGGAAGGCACGAAACTGAGAGAAAGCATACTTCAGCTGACTGTCAGGAACAAATATTCTTCCTTACAGCTAAAACAAGTCACCATACCGTAA
- the aimp1b gene encoding aminoacyl tRNA synthase complex-interacting multifunctional protein 1 produces MEYFKQQVLLLREKALLQASVREEKKLLVENAKLKKDIDDLKKLLQDTQRRKAGGRREPGTVARPDLGASALETDSGVDVSRLDLRVGRILSVRCHLDAESLCVQEVDLGETTSRMVVSGLVKHLTPEQMHDRLTVLLCNVRPVKVRGVLSQARILCAFSQDDLEPLEPPTGAQPGDRVTFQGYPGDPDRELNPKRRVWERLQSDLRTDTKGVATYRGVAFEVRGKGLCRAPSISHGGIK; encoded by the exons ATGGAATACTTCAAACAGCAAGTCCTCCTTCTCAGGGAAAAAGCTC TTTTGCAGGCATCTGTACGTGAAGAGAAAAAATTGCTCGTTGAAAATGccaaactgaaaaaagacattgaCGACCTGAAGAAACTGCTTCAAGACACGCAGAGGAGAAAAGCAG GGGGTCGTAGGGAACCCGGGACAGTGGCTCGGCCAGACCTGGGGGCCTCCGCGTTGGAGACAGACTCTGGGGTGGATGTGTCCAGACTGGACCTTCGCGTCGGCCGTATTCTGTCTGTCAGGTGCCACCTGGATGCCGAGTCCCTCTGCGTGCAGGAAGTGGACCTGGGGGAGACCACATCCAGGATGGTGGTTAGTGGCCTTGTCAAACACTTGACTCCTGAGCAG aTGCACGATCGCTtgactgtgttgctgtgtaATGTGCGGCCAGTGAAAGTCCGTGGGGTTCTGTCCCAGGCTCGGATTCTGTGTGCTTTCAGTCAGGATGATCTGGAACCACTGGAACCGCCCACTGGGGCTCAACCCGGAGACAGAGTCACCTTCCAGGGTTACCCCG GGGATCCAGATCGGGAGCTGAATCCCAAACGTAGAGTATGGGAACGCCTTCAGTCCGACTTGCGAACGGACACCAAGGGCGTGGCCACGTACAGGGGCGTGGCCTTTGAAGTAAGGGGGAAGGGCCTGTGCCGTGCTCCCAGCATAAGCCACGGAGGAATCAAatga
- the LOC115812461 gene encoding nephronectin, with protein sequence MGKTCNQDVNECGLKPRPCKHRCMNTIGSYKCYCLNGYMQMPDGTCRNARTCAMANCQYGCEVMKGEVRCQCPSPGLRLGPDRRTCVDIDECMSGKAKCPRFRKCVNTFGSYICKCHVGFDLHYVNGKYQCVDQKDRSICYEKPGSRKCKCKVSANGRGYDCKPIIKVTVEPPRPEKTTVRPTTSVNIPTTYRSTTITSTTARSPTTARPTTTTPTPTTTTIPTTNPTTTITTTAIPTTTTTPTTTKMTTTIPTTTTAVMTAIPTTTSTTTITTTELPTTSTQRTTTTTVATTTPELILTTTTAATRAIPATTTVATTSLPTTSITPTGSTTLDNRIQKEITARPRGDVHIPRNPGQNNLFDLDFDIELGNTADYARDEPDAGSLRCSFDRGVCSWLTDQEGDVRWETKEDPAGGRYLTIPEAVIGRSVRGARLTLPLTSLNSPPWQVGNLCLSFRHHLHGHHVGSLQLFVRKGRGQSPAIWTRTGGHGWRHTQITLWGRGLNSVVLKGERRRGRKGEIAIDDFSVRQGPCHDLHNPRKE encoded by the exons ATGGGCAAGACTTGTAATCAGG aCGTGAATGAGTGTGGTCTTAAGCCTCGGCCCTGTAAACACAGATGTATGAACACTATCGGAAGTTATAAGTGCTACTGTCTGAATGGCTACATGCAGATGCCTGATGGAACCTGCAGAA aTGCCCGCACCTGTGCGATGGCAAACTGTCAGTACGGTTGTGAGGTCATGAAGGGTGAGGTGAGGTGTCAGTGTCCGTCTCCAGGGTTACGGCTGGGGCCAGACCGCAGgacctgtgtgg ATATCGATGAGTGTATGTCAGGAAAGGCCAAATGTCCGAGATTCAGGAAATGTGTTAACACCTTTGGGAGTTATATCTGCAAATGTCATGTGGGCTTTGACCTGCATTATGTCAATGGGAAATACCAATGCGTTG accAAAAGGACCGCTCCATCTGCTATGAAAAACCTGGCTCCAGAAAGTGTAAATGTAAAGTGAGCGCTAACGGGAGGGGTTATGATTGCAAAC CCATAATCAAGGTGACTGTTGAACCTCCTAGACCGGAGAAAACCACCGTCAGGCCGACTACCAGTGTTAACATCCCTACAACATATAGATCAACAACAATTACAAGTACAACAGCAAGATCTCCCACCACAGCCAGACCCACGACCACAACACCCACTCCTACAACCACCACCATCCCAACAACCAATCCTACGACAACCATCACTACAACAGCCATTCCTACCACAACTACCACACCAACAACCACTAAAATGACAACCACCATCCCAACAACAACCACCGCTGTCATGACAGCAATTCCAACGACAACATCAACCACCACTATCACCACAACAGAGTTGCCAACGACAAGTACACAAAGGACCACAACTACAACTGTTGCTACAACAACCCCTGAGTTGATTCTCACAACAACCACCGCGGCTACAAGAGCCATTCCAGCCACTACCACTGTAGCAACAACGAGTCTGCCCACGACCTCCATAACGCCGACAGGCAGCACTACTCTAGACAACCGCATCCAGAAGGAGATCACCGCAAGACCCAGGGGAGATGTTCACA TTCCTCGCAATCCTGGACAGAACAATCTGTTTGATTTGGATTTTGATATAGAGCTGGGAAACACTGCAGATTATGCGCGGGATGAGCCAG aTGCAGGTTCCTTGAGATGCTCATTTGATCGGGGTGTGTGTTCCTGGCTGACTGACCAAGAGGGAGATGTACGCTGGGAAACTAAAGAGGATCCAGCAG GTGGGCGGTACCTTACAATACCTGAGGCGGTGATTGGGCGGAGTGTCCGGGGTGCGAGACTAACGTTGCCCCTAACATCACTCAACAGTCCACCGTGGCAGGTTGGGAATCTGTGCCTGTCATTCCGGCACCACCTCCACGGCCATCACGTTGGCTCCCTACAGCTGTTTGTCAGGAAAGGGCGTGGCCAAAGCCCTGCCATCTGGACTAGGACTGGCGGACACGGCTGGAGACACACCCAAATCACATTGTGGGGGCGGGGACTCAACAGT GTGGTTCTGAAAggtgagagaaggagggggagaaaaggagagatcgCCATCGACGACTTCAGCGTACGCCAAGGACCCTGCCATGATCTCCATAACCCAAGGAAGgagtaa